The following coding sequences are from one Phycisphaeraceae bacterium window:
- the polA gene encoding DNA polymerase I, with protein sequence MVTTPTDPSKTIYLIDGHAQIFRSFFAIRSAMTSPVTGEPTNATFGFVGMLIKLFQQCTPSQVVLAVDSKGDTFRHELYQQYKGTRDAPPQELPAQIPRILELSKLFGIPVLAKVGAEADDIMATLVRRILEDPAYADARVMLVSKDKDLEQLLGDRVSMYDIHTDTMIDPAYLTETKGITPAQAIDLQVLTGDSVDNVPGVKGIGNKTAAQLLGEFGSIDGLLARLDEVKGKRKENIEAAREFFPIARKLVTLDQHVELDIDLDDLALGPMDGETLLTRFRELGFNRHAEDLKRLLGKPAEARTTPTPTKKSRAKPADPLQSTLFGGELAETAGEDAESYDTADADQYEAVTTAKRLAEVVQAIEALAGTDRVLAVDTETTGLGWKADLCGLCLSWEAGSGVYIPVMAPEGETILSLEEVRSALSGVMADERIRKVGHHLKFDLHVLHRAGLIVKGIAFDTMIAGALTEAPGLKLDDLALSMLGHRMIPITDLIGNKPRKKSDPAQKTMDQVPLAVVTTYSAEDADITLRLYERLRPMVIDSGVANLMDDVETPLIAVLTDMEEAGITVDAGGLDRQRELLEKRIDELRDLTLEKAQQAGATVPFNLDSPKQLGDVLFKQLKLPVIKRTKTGPSTDAEVLEKLADRDDLDGPGAEVPKLLAEYRMLTKLVGTYLVSLKEAIDDETGRVHATFHQTGAATGRLSSSDPNLQNIPIRTEVGREIRRAFVATPGKMLVVADYSQIELRVLAHLSEDPALIEAFTTGEDIHRAVAAEVFEVTPEEVTSEQRGHAKTINFGIIYGITAYGLARRIGNLDRGSAQALIDAYKDRFKGINTFLEACIEEAKSKGYVSTILGRRRAIPQIEAKQPNLRALGERLAINSVVQGSAADLIKVAMVRLHEKLADEASGARMLLQIHDELVVEADEDKADEVAALMKKVMEEAMTLRVPLEVEVGMGKNWHEAK encoded by the coding sequence ATGGTGACTACACCAACCGATCCATCGAAGACGATCTACCTGATTGACGGGCATGCGCAAATCTTTCGGTCGTTTTTCGCGATCCGTTCGGCGATGACCTCGCCTGTGACGGGAGAGCCGACGAACGCGACGTTTGGTTTTGTAGGGATGCTCATTAAGCTGTTTCAGCAGTGCACCCCCTCGCAGGTCGTGCTGGCGGTGGACTCGAAGGGAGACACGTTCCGTCACGAGTTGTACCAGCAGTACAAGGGAACGCGCGACGCCCCGCCGCAGGAGTTGCCCGCACAGATCCCGCGGATCCTGGAGTTGAGCAAGCTGTTCGGGATCCCAGTGCTGGCGAAAGTTGGCGCGGAAGCGGACGACATCATGGCGACGCTGGTGCGTCGAATTTTGGAGGACCCTGCGTACGCCGATGCCCGGGTCATGCTGGTGTCGAAGGACAAGGACCTTGAGCAACTGCTCGGGGATCGAGTGTCGATGTACGACATCCATACAGACACCATGATCGATCCGGCGTATCTCACTGAGACCAAGGGCATCACGCCAGCGCAGGCGATTGACCTGCAGGTGCTGACGGGGGATTCGGTGGACAACGTGCCGGGGGTCAAGGGAATCGGGAACAAGACGGCGGCCCAGTTATTGGGTGAGTTTGGGTCGATTGATGGCTTGCTTGCAAGATTAGATGAGGTCAAGGGCAAGCGGAAAGAGAACATCGAGGCGGCGCGGGAGTTCTTTCCGATCGCGCGCAAGCTCGTGACGCTGGACCAGCACGTCGAGTTGGACATCGATTTAGATGATCTGGCGTTGGGGCCGATGGACGGCGAGACGCTGTTGACGCGCTTCCGGGAGTTGGGCTTTAACCGCCACGCTGAGGACCTCAAGCGATTGCTGGGTAAGCCGGCTGAGGCGAGAACCACGCCAACGCCAACGAAAAAGAGCAGGGCTAAGCCTGCGGACCCGCTTCAGAGCACGCTGTTTGGGGGAGAGCTGGCGGAGACGGCTGGGGAGGATGCTGAGTCCTATGACACGGCGGATGCGGATCAGTATGAAGCGGTGACGACCGCGAAGCGGCTGGCTGAAGTCGTGCAGGCCATCGAAGCGCTCGCGGGGACAGACCGAGTGCTCGCGGTCGATACCGAGACAACGGGGCTCGGTTGGAAAGCGGATTTGTGCGGGTTGTGTCTGAGTTGGGAAGCCGGGTCGGGCGTCTACATCCCGGTGATGGCACCGGAAGGCGAGACGATTCTGTCGCTCGAGGAGGTGCGATCGGCCCTCTCTGGCGTGATGGCAGATGAACGGATCAGGAAGGTTGGTCATCACCTGAAGTTCGACCTTCACGTGCTGCATCGTGCCGGGTTGATCGTGAAGGGGATCGCGTTCGACACGATGATCGCTGGCGCGCTGACCGAAGCGCCGGGTCTCAAGCTCGATGACCTGGCGTTGTCCATGCTGGGTCATCGGATGATCCCGATTACCGATCTGATCGGGAACAAGCCCAGAAAGAAGTCTGATCCGGCGCAGAAGACGATGGATCAGGTCCCGCTGGCCGTGGTAACGACGTACTCGGCGGAGGACGCCGACATCACCTTGCGGTTGTACGAACGATTGCGGCCGATGGTGATAGATTCTGGCGTGGCGAATCTGATGGATGACGTGGAGACGCCCCTGATCGCGGTACTAACGGACATGGAGGAGGCGGGGATCACTGTCGATGCGGGGGGTCTGGATCGTCAGCGGGAACTACTGGAAAAACGGATCGACGAGCTCCGTGATCTGACTTTAGAGAAGGCCCAGCAGGCAGGCGCGACGGTTCCATTTAATCTCGATTCGCCCAAGCAGTTGGGCGATGTGTTATTCAAGCAGTTGAAGCTGCCGGTCATCAAGCGAACCAAAACCGGCCCATCGACAGACGCTGAAGTTCTGGAGAAGCTCGCGGACCGTGATGATCTCGACGGGCCTGGGGCAGAGGTGCCGAAACTGCTGGCCGAGTACCGGATGCTGACCAAGCTGGTCGGGACGTACCTGGTGTCGCTGAAGGAAGCCATTGACGACGAGACAGGCCGGGTGCACGCGACGTTTCATCAGACCGGGGCGGCAACGGGCAGATTGTCATCGAGTGATCCGAACCTCCAGAACATCCCGATCCGCACGGAAGTGGGGCGAGAGATTCGGCGGGCGTTCGTGGCGACGCCCGGCAAGATGCTGGTGGTGGCCGACTACTCACAGATCGAGCTGCGCGTGCTGGCGCATCTGTCCGAGGACCCGGCCCTGATCGAGGCGTTCACCACGGGTGAAGATATTCACCGCGCGGTGGCTGCGGAGGTGTTTGAGGTTACGCCCGAGGAGGTCACGAGTGAGCAGCGGGGACACGCCAAAACGATCAACTTCGGGATCATCTACGGCATCACCGCTTACGGACTGGCACGACGAATCGGAAACCTCGATCGAGGGTCGGCTCAGGCGCTGATCGATGCGTACAAGGATCGCTTCAAGGGGATTAACACCTTCCTTGAGGCTTGCATCGAGGAGGCGAAGAGTAAGGGGTATGTATCGACGATTCTCGGTCGGCGGCGGGCGATCCCGCAGATCGAGGCGAAGCAGCCGAACCTGCGAGCACTCGGTGAGCGATTGGCCATCAACAGCGTGGTGCAGGGCTCGGCGGCGGACCTGATCAAGGTGGCCATGGTCCGGCTGCATGAGAAGCTCGCGGATGAAGCATCAGGCGCACGCATGCTGCTGCAGATTCACGATGAACTGGTGGTCGAGGCGGATGAAGACAAGGCGGACGAGGTCGCGGCGTTAATGAAGAAGGTCATGGAGGAGGCGATGACGCTGCGGGTGCCGCTGGAGGTCGAGGTCGGGATGGGCAAGAACTGGCACGAGGCGAAGTAA
- a CDS encoding metallopeptidase family protein, with product MDSLPQPMRDRFDRILDHILHSLPEEVIARLDEMPLIIEDEPDPELLEEIGMDAEEELFGLHTGFGLTERSVEDSAILPDEIRVFRGPIIRFAEDQQAEARTHGEQSEGEVGLDEQIRITVLHEIGHHYGLDEDDLDRLGYA from the coding sequence ATGGACTCGTTACCCCAGCCGATGCGTGACCGCTTCGACCGAATCCTCGATCATATCCTCCACAGCCTTCCGGAGGAGGTCATTGCCCGTCTGGACGAGATGCCGCTGATTATCGAGGACGAGCCCGACCCTGAGCTGCTGGAGGAGATCGGCATGGATGCCGAGGAGGAGCTTTTTGGGCTCCACACCGGTTTTGGGCTGACCGAGCGCTCCGTCGAGGACTCCGCCATCCTCCCGGATGAGATCCGGGTCTTCCGTGGGCCGATCATTCGCTTCGCTGAGGATCAGCAGGCAGAAGCCCGGACCCATGGTGAGCAGTCAGAAGGAGAAGTGGGGCTCGATGAGCAGATCCGCATCACCGTTCTGCACGAGATCGGCCACCACTACGGTCTGGACGAGGATGACCTGGACCGGCTCGGCTACGCCTGA
- the rlmN gene encoding 23S rRNA (adenine(2503)-C(2))-methyltransferase RlmN: MSLMNRLETDDLTHVFAHTPESLATVFRGWGLPAYRARQVLGWVYQKGVCDLEAMTDLGKRDREVIRERLRFVSGDVIKHQRATDGVQKLLVQWPPPASSQSDELLDGDQEHKPDAMTLPVVGVPAGMRTECVMIPSENEGGGSRKTACISSQAGCPVGCRFCASGMEGLEANLTADQIVEQVWQLGRLPGVGRISNVVFMGMGEPLANLGAVTSAIRTMSAGWGLGIGSRRITVSTVGLPAQIRRLADLELPITLAISLHAPNDALRRELIPWAEYVTVQQLIDAGQHYFKKTGREVTLEYILLRDVNDQPEHARELARVARKLRSNINLIRYNEVDALPFGRPRKDDVLAFQQVLREAGANVHIRASRGRDIAAACGQLKYEAAGKA, from the coding sequence ATGTCGTTGATGAACCGTCTCGAAACTGATGACCTGACCCACGTGTTCGCCCACACACCCGAGTCGCTGGCGACCGTGTTCCGGGGCTGGGGTCTGCCCGCGTACCGGGCCAGGCAGGTCCTGGGGTGGGTCTATCAGAAAGGCGTGTGCGATCTCGAAGCCATGACCGACCTGGGCAAACGCGACCGAGAGGTCATCCGTGAACGACTCCGCTTCGTCAGCGGCGATGTCATCAAGCACCAACGAGCCACCGACGGCGTCCAGAAGCTCCTCGTCCAATGGCCCCCCCCCGCATCAAGTCAAAGTGATGAGTTGCTCGATGGGGATCAAGAGCACAAGCCTGATGCCATGACGCTGCCTGTGGTGGGGGTTCCTGCGGGGATGCGGACCGAGTGCGTGATGATCCCGTCGGAGAACGAGGGCGGAGGCTCGCGGAAGACAGCATGCATCTCGTCGCAGGCAGGATGCCCGGTAGGCTGCCGGTTCTGTGCCTCGGGCATGGAGGGGCTGGAGGCGAACCTGACGGCGGATCAGATCGTTGAGCAGGTGTGGCAGTTGGGCCGGCTGCCCGGGGTTGGGCGGATCAGCAACGTCGTGTTCATGGGCATGGGCGAGCCGCTGGCGAATCTGGGCGCGGTGACTTCGGCAATCAGGACGATGTCAGCGGGCTGGGGACTCGGGATCGGGTCCAGGCGCATCACGGTCTCGACCGTCGGCCTGCCAGCCCAGATCCGAAGACTGGCCGATCTGGAGCTGCCGATCACGCTGGCGATCAGTCTTCACGCCCCAAATGATGCGCTTAGGCGGGAACTGATCCCCTGGGCCGAGTACGTCACCGTGCAGCAGTTGATCGATGCGGGGCAGCACTACTTCAAGAAGACCGGCCGGGAGGTGACGCTGGAGTACATCCTGCTGCGCGACGTCAACGACCAACCGGAGCACGCCCGGGAGCTGGCCCGTGTGGCCAGGAAGCTGCGGAGCAACATCAACCTGATCCGCTACAACGAGGTCGATGCCCTGCCATTCGGACGACCAAGAAAAGACGATGTCCTGGCCTTCCAACAGGTGCTCCGCGAGGCGGGGGCCAACGTGCACATCCGGGCCTCACGCGGGCGCGATATTGCCGCTGCGTGCGGGCAGCTCAAGTACGAGGCCGCCGGAAAAGCCTGA